A window of Dickeya zeae NCPPB 2538 contains these coding sequences:
- a CDS encoding HAD family hydrolase: MDLALFDLDETLICADSTGLWLRWLESQGFAGKELLQREKHLMQSYYEGTLAIEDYMYLSLSPLIGLTTETVSGWIERFIQRDILPRLYPAAREQMAWHRQRGDTLVVISASGEHLVGPIARHLGADHALAIGVTLEDGRFTGDIHGVPTYQHGKVTRIREWLTQRDAEPFGQLYGYSDSLNDRAMLEFVDQAYVVNPVPELAELAQEKGWRICRWER; this comes from the coding sequence ATGGATTTAGCCCTGTTTGATCTGGACGAAACCCTGATCTGCGCCGACAGCACCGGCTTGTGGTTACGCTGGCTCGAATCACAGGGATTCGCTGGCAAAGAGCTGCTGCAACGGGAAAAACACCTAATGCAGAGCTACTATGAAGGTACATTGGCGATCGAGGATTATATGTATCTCTCACTGTCGCCACTGATTGGGTTGACGACAGAGACCGTGTCCGGCTGGATAGAACGCTTTATCCAGCGCGATATTCTGCCCCGCCTCTACCCGGCAGCACGCGAACAGATGGCATGGCACCGCCAGCGCGGCGATACCCTGGTAGTCATCTCCGCCAGCGGCGAACATCTGGTTGGGCCGATTGCGCGTCACCTGGGGGCCGATCACGCGCTGGCGATTGGTGTAACCCTGGAAGACGGCCGCTTTACCGGCGATATTCACGGGGTGCCGACTTATCAGCACGGTAAGGTTACCCGCATCCGTGAATGGCTGACCCAGCGTGATGCCGAGCCTTTTGGGCAACTTTACGGTTACAGCGACTCGCTTAACGACCGCGCCATGCTGGAATTCGTTGATCAGGCTTATGTCGTCAACCCGGTGCCTGAACTGGCGGAATTAGCCCAAGAGAAAGGCTGGCGTATCTGCCGCTGGGAACGGTAG